Part of the Virgibacillus natechei genome is shown below.
AGCACCGTTTGACTTTCTTGAATTGAAACATATTCTATCGAAGTGGCAGACTGGTATGCATGAAGGGAATGGCTGGAATGCGCTGTTTTGGTGTAACCATGATCAGCCACGTGTTGTTTCTCGTTTTGGCGATGAGGATAAATTCCATAATCAATCAGCGAAAATGCTTGCGACAACCTTGCACATGATGAATGGAACTCCCTATATTTATCAGGGGGAAGAAATAGGAATGACGAATCCGAATTTTAATTCAATTGAATCCTATCGCGACGTGGAATCGTTAAATGCTTACAAAAATCTACAAGCTGATGGAAAGTCGGACCGGGAAATAATTGATATTCTAAAACAGAAATCACGTGATAATGCTAGAACACCTATGCAATGGTCAGCAGAAGATAACGCGGGGTTCACCACTGCGACGCCTTGGATACCAGTCGCAGCTAATTATCCAGAAATTAATGTGGAAAAGGTAGTGGAGGAGCCGAATTCAATCTTTACTCACTATCAGGAGTTAATCAGCTTGCGGAAAAAGTATGATATTATAACGTACGGGGACTTTCAAATGTTATATGAGAGTGATCCGCAAATTTTCGCATATACACGTAATTGGCAAGGTAGAACATTAGTAGTTGTAAGCAATTTTTATGGAGAAGAGACCACAGTCAATCTTGCTCTGGGTAAAGCAGCTCATGTCGAAGTTTTACTATCGAATTATCCAGACTCCATAAAACCATCTGAAGATATGACGTTACGAGCATATGAATCCATTGTGTATTATGTGAACGAATGAGGTATGGAAATGCAGAAGAAGTATTTAACCATTTATCATGAGCTAGTAAAGAAAATTGAATCCAATACATGGGCTAAGTCAACGATGCTACCGTCGGAAAATGAATTAACCGATATGTATCAAACATCGCGTGAAACGATTCGAAAAGCACTCAACCTATTGGCGCAAAATGGTTATATTCAAAAAATCCGTGGTAAAGGTTCTGTTGTTATCGATGTAAATACACTTGATTTCCCGGTATCTGGGATTGTAAGTTTTAAAGAGATTGCAGAAAACCAGCAACTATCGACGAAAACATTTGTACATGCAAGAGCATTTCTGGAACAAGGTAACGAAATGCAGACGAAATTAAACACCCTGAATAGGGAGCGAATTTGGAAGGTAGTTCGTGTCCGTGAAATTTCAGGCGAAAAAGTTATAGTGGACAATGATTTTTTTGTTGAAAAGTATGTTCCAATGCTTTCTGAGGAAATATGTGAGGATTCCATTTATCGATATATAGAGGATGAATTAGAACTTGTGATCAGTTTTGGAAATAAAGAAATCACGGTAGAAGAACCTACAGATGAGGATAGAGAGCTATTGGATCTAGATGGATTCACCAATGTTGTTGTCATTAGGAGTTTGGTGTATTTGGAGGACGCTAGCTTATTTCAATACACAGAGTCCAGGCATCGACCGGACAAGTTTCGTTTTGTTGATTTTGCAAGAAGAATACAAAACAAATAAGTTAAGGGGACAGTCCTCGCCACATTAATGAGCTAACGTGGTGGAGACTGTCCCTATTATTAATTGTTCATTGCCATTCGTCCAAGTGGTCCATCTTCAACAATGATGTCCTGTAAGTCAAAAACGGAAATTGGGAACATTGGAAGCCCTATATAGTAGGGTGTGATTTCATAAAGTTGGAAATAAAGCACCAGCGATTTGTCAGCGATATAGAAATCCTGGTCGGGCGATATTGTTGAAAAGTTATTTAAAATCGGAATATCCCGTTCATTGATTTGTTTTTGGACGAACGTGGAAAGGACATCTACATAATCACTCCCTGACTTAAATAAGTCTTGGAGTGTGTAGCTTCTTCCAATTTCAGTGTCAAATGTCAAGGACTTGATAAGTGTTAGACCATGTGCATGTTGATACGCGTATGCATAATTCGTTAAGGATAGACTAAGGACATTACGTTCATTCGTTTTGATCTCAAAAGTCCCGATCATTTCTGTGAAGTTATCCGTTCCTTGTTGGTGATACTGCTGCTGAACTAAAAGTTGCATCAGTTGAACAATCATTTGGTTGATGGATTGCTGTACATCTGCATTTTGTAAACCTTCTACTTGCGGGTAATAAATGGTGGAACCTTGTTGCTCGATTACCATTGTTTGAATTGAAACAGGTAATGCTGGCGTAGGCATGTTTATCATTCCTTTTCTCCATTCTCGG
Proteins encoded:
- the treR gene encoding trehalose operon repressor, which encodes MQKKYLTIYHELVKKIESNTWAKSTMLPSENELTDMYQTSRETIRKALNLLAQNGYIQKIRGKGSVVIDVNTLDFPVSGIVSFKEIAENQQLSTKTFVHARAFLEQGNEMQTKLNTLNRERIWKVVRVREISGEKVIVDNDFFVEKYVPMLSEEICEDSIYRYIEDELELVISFGNKEITVEEPTDEDRELLDLDGFTNVVVIRSLVYLEDASLFQYTESRHRPDKFRFVDFARRIQNK
- a CDS encoding DUF3298 and DUF4163 domain-containing protein; the encoded protein is MPTPALPVSIQTMVIEQQGSTIYYPQVEGLQNADVQQSINQMIVQLMQLLVQQQYHQQGTDNFTEMIGTFEIKTNERNVLSLSLTNYAYAYQHAHGLTLIKSLTFDTEIGRSYTLQDLFKSGSDYVDVLSTFVQKQINERDIPILNNFSTISPDQDFYIADKSLVLYFQLYEITPYYIGLPMFPISVFDLQDIIVEDGPLGRMAMNN